One genomic window of Triplophysa rosa linkage group LG11, Trosa_1v2, whole genome shotgun sequence includes the following:
- the bri3 gene encoding brain protein I3 → MDNKPLLQARPPAYNAVPGAYAYGAIPAAAPPAAGFQPPAPPPPYQGFPGAAAGFPAAPGQPAAGYPAAPGQPAAVAAQTAYTSTYTIVQPSVVVVGGCPACRVGVLEDDFTCLGIMCAIFFFPLGILFCLALRQRRCPNCGATFG, encoded by the exons ATGGATAATAAACCTCTTCTCCAGGCCAGACCCCCGGCGTATAACGCAGTCCCGGGAGCGTACGCGTACGGCGCGATCCCCGCGGCCGCTCCACCCGCGGCGGGCTTCCAGCCTCCAGCGCCCCCGCCGCCCTATCAAG GTTTTCCAGGTGCAGCGGCAGGTTTTCCTGCAGCTCCGGGTCAGCCAGCGGCAGGTTATCCGGCAGCTCCGGGTCAGCCAGCGGCAGTAGCAGCTCAGACGGCCTACACCAGCACGTACACCATCGTCCAGCCCTCTGTGGTGGTGGTGGGTGGATGTCCGGCCTGCAG GGTCGGTGTGCTGGAGGATGATTTCACCTGTCTGGGAATCATGTGTGCCATATTCTTCTTTCCTCTGGGAATTCTCTTCTGTCTGGCCCTGCGTCAGAGGAGATGTCCAAACTGTGGAGCCACATTTGGCTGA